One window of Oscillibacter hominis genomic DNA carries:
- the yqfD gene encoding sporulation protein YqfD, with amino-acid sequence MLEQGSNFLRGEVWLRAESGFPERVLNLCAAQGIALWDLQWRSPTEFTCRLTRKDYRRLRQAAAKIDCTLSVQKKTGVPFLLGAARRRQVLLAGFCLCLGMLLLGSFFVWDFELEGNRTVTDEQILRSLEKNGLTRGVFGLSVDSEDLRNHVLLDIPELSWIAVNVSGYRAHVQVRERVVKPELADKKSPANVVAVKDGYVVRVEALGGDKQVLEGDTVEAGQLLISGVSDTDTFGARVLAGMGKVYARTWYQLSVEMPLTVTQKVDTGTQRHRYALDIGKSRIKFYGNGSIDTGDYDKISRKIKWTLPGGFALPISWVEETYRLYETREVSRPAEEAEREGEKILQAYLATLIGDEGSVSSTICSSREKDGILTVTLSAECVEQIGKSVPIPTDLTD; translated from the coding sequence GTGCTGGAGCAGGGAAGCAACTTCCTGCGGGGAGAGGTGTGGCTGCGGGCGGAATCCGGCTTTCCGGAGCGGGTGCTCAACCTCTGCGCGGCCCAGGGCATCGCCCTGTGGGATCTGCAGTGGCGCTCCCCGACGGAGTTCACCTGCCGCCTGACCCGGAAGGACTACCGCCGGCTGCGGCAGGCCGCCGCAAAGATCGACTGCACCCTCAGCGTGCAGAAAAAAACAGGCGTGCCCTTCCTCTTAGGCGCCGCCCGCCGCCGCCAGGTGCTGCTGGCCGGATTCTGCCTGTGCCTGGGGATGCTGCTGCTGGGCTCCTTTTTTGTCTGGGACTTTGAGCTGGAGGGGAATCGGACGGTGACGGATGAGCAGATCCTGCGGTCTCTTGAAAAAAATGGGCTGACCCGGGGCGTGTTCGGGCTCAGTGTGGATTCAGAGGATTTGCGCAACCATGTGCTGCTGGATATCCCGGAGCTATCCTGGATCGCCGTGAACGTCTCCGGCTACCGGGCCCACGTCCAGGTGCGGGAGCGGGTGGTCAAACCGGAACTGGCGGACAAAAAATCCCCTGCCAACGTGGTGGCGGTAAAGGACGGCTATGTGGTGCGGGTGGAGGCGCTGGGCGGCGACAAGCAGGTGCTGGAGGGCGACACGGTGGAGGCGGGCCAGCTGCTGATCTCCGGCGTCAGCGACACGGACACCTTCGGCGCCCGTGTCCTGGCCGGTATGGGTAAGGTCTATGCCAGGACCTGGTATCAGCTGAGCGTGGAGATGCCGCTCACCGTGACGCAAAAAGTGGACACGGGGACGCAAAGGCACCGCTATGCGCTGGACATCGGGAAAAGCCGGATAAAATTTTATGGGAATGGTAGCATTGACACGGGGGATTATGATAAAATAAGCAGGAAAATCAAATGGACGCTGCCGGGCGGCTTTGCGCTGCCCATCAGCTGGGTGGAGGAGACGTACCGGCTCTATGAGACCCGGGAGGTCAGCCGTCCGGCGGAAGAGGCGGAGCGGGAAGGGGAAAAAATCCTCCAGGCGTATCTTGCCACGCTGATCGGCGATGAGGGAAGCGTGTCCTCCACCATCTGCTCCTCCCGGGAAAAGGACGGGATATTGACTGTCACCCTCTCCGCGGAGTGCGTGGAGCAGATCGGGAAGTCAGTGCCCATACCCACAGACCTCACAGATTGA
- the ybeY gene encoding rRNA maturation RNase YbeY, producing MKRNRIAVTADVPGAASQGNVALIRKTIRTALAAQGVTVPCEVNVLLTNDAGIRQINLEMRDVDKPTDVLSFPMFEFSPDCPPTEESAGELLDWATGLLPLGDMAISMERVKEQAREYGHSGRRELAYLVTHSVLHLLGFDHLDEGEQKARMRSREEAVLSELGIQR from the coding sequence ATGAAGCGGAATCGGATTGCGGTGACGGCGGATGTGCCCGGCGCGGCCAGCCAGGGAAATGTGGCGCTGATTCGAAAGACCATCCGCACGGCGCTGGCGGCACAGGGGGTCACGGTGCCCTGTGAGGTCAACGTACTGCTGACCAACGACGCGGGAATCCGGCAGATCAACCTGGAGATGCGGGATGTGGACAAGCCCACGGATGTGCTCTCTTTTCCCATGTTTGAATTTTCACCGGACTGCCCGCCCACGGAGGAGAGCGCCGGCGAGCTGCTGGACTGGGCCACGGGGCTGCTCCCCCTTGGGGACATGGCCATCTCCATGGAGAGGGTAAAGGAACAGGCCCGGGAGTACGGCCACTCGGGCCGCCGGGAGCTTGCCTACCTGGTGACCCACTCGGTGCTGCACCTTCTGGGTTTTGACCACCTGGACGAGGGGGAGCAGAAGGCCCGGATGCGCTCGCGGGAAGAGGCCGTTTTGTCAGAGCTTGGCATCCAGCGATAG
- a CDS encoding HPr family phosphocarrier protein: MYTQEITVNNEVGLHARPATFFIQKANEFKSGIWVEKDERRVNAKSLLGVLSLGIVKGTTITLIADGVDEKEAVAALADLVSGNFGE; this comes from the coding sequence ATGTATACACAGGAAATTACTGTCAACAATGAAGTTGGGCTGCATGCAAGACCCGCAACATTCTTCATTCAAAAGGCCAACGAGTTCAAAAGCGGCATCTGGGTGGAGAAGGACGAGCGCCGCGTCAACGCCAAGAGCCTGCTGGGTGTGCTGTCCCTGGGCATTGTAAAGGGCACTACCATCACCCTGATCGCCGATGGCGTGGACGAGAAAGAAGCGGTCGCCGCATTGGCCGATCTGGTTTCCGGCAATTTCGGCGAATAA
- a CDS encoding endonuclease MutS2, which translates to MSELFEKSIRTLELPRVLELLSAQAVSDEAKRRSLQIRPETEREEVLKLLDQTDAARTMIGLHGSPTFTGIKPVAESLARADRGGMLNTSELLTIAGLLTTARRVREYFNGDSGQRTAIDHLFLSLHANRFLEEKITRSILSEDEIADSASPELQDIRRHMRSAGAKSRQILQRIISSPSYARVLQETIITQRDGRFVVPVKAECKGELPGLVHDISSSGATLFVEPMGVVQANNELKELEAKEKKEIEKILFALSAEAAAHQGDILWDYDTLVHLDLIFAKGQLSYQMDACRPEIRADGGLNLRRARHPLLDPAKAVPIDIELGDTFDTLVITGPNTGGKTVSLKTLGLLTLMAQCGLHIPAADRSSLSVYDRVLADVGDEQSIEQSLSTFSAHMVNIVHILEEADRRSLILFDELGAGTDPVEGAALAIAIIQEVRGKGAKIAATTHYAELKTFAMTTAGVENASCEFDVETLRPTYRLLIGIPGKSNAFAISKRLGLPEQVIDAAKEQMNSESIRFEDVLTQLEEKRQTLEKKQLETERLLRQREEDARKAREFREQMEKAKERARSRGEAEAKRVLKEARDTADQIFAELNELRRQQTKAQNWQDTNDARAAVRRHLNEAEAALQSREAEPEPIPAPSRPIREGDLVELPGVRTAAEVVSVGKDGSLQLKAGMLKMTVKPGEVRLIEEEERRKKPVSIQQRAAQSLRSMAAAASELDIRGMETLEAEPVVERFIDSAVMGKLNQVTIIHGKGTGALRKAVHQMLKRNPAVKSFRLGVYGEGEAGVTVVELR; encoded by the coding sequence ATGAGCGAATTATTTGAGAAATCCATACGAACGTTGGAGCTGCCCCGGGTTTTGGAACTGCTCAGCGCCCAGGCGGTCAGCGACGAGGCCAAGCGGCGCTCGCTTCAAATCCGGCCGGAGACGGAGCGGGAGGAAGTGCTCAAGCTCCTGGATCAGACCGACGCGGCGAGGACTATGATCGGGCTGCACGGCAGCCCGACCTTCACTGGCATCAAACCAGTGGCGGAGTCGCTGGCCCGGGCGGACCGGGGCGGAATGCTGAACACCTCGGAGCTTCTCACCATTGCCGGGCTTTTGACCACCGCACGCCGGGTCCGGGAGTATTTCAACGGCGACAGCGGCCAGAGGACGGCCATTGACCATCTCTTTTTATCCCTCCACGCCAACCGCTTCCTGGAGGAGAAGATCACCCGATCCATCCTCAGCGAGGATGAGATCGCCGACTCCGCCAGCCCGGAGCTCCAGGATATCCGCCGGCACATGCGCTCGGCCGGAGCCAAGAGCCGCCAGATCTTACAGCGGATCATCTCTTCCCCCTCCTATGCAAGGGTGCTGCAGGAGACCATCATCACCCAGCGGGACGGCCGGTTTGTGGTGCCGGTAAAGGCGGAGTGCAAGGGGGAGCTGCCGGGGCTGGTCCACGACATCTCTTCCTCCGGGGCCACGCTCTTCGTGGAGCCCATGGGGGTGGTGCAGGCCAACAATGAGTTGAAGGAGTTAGAGGCCAAGGAGAAGAAGGAGATTGAGAAGATCCTTTTCGCCCTGTCCGCCGAGGCGGCCGCCCACCAGGGGGACATTCTCTGGGATTACGATACCCTGGTGCATCTGGATCTGATCTTTGCCAAGGGACAGCTCTCCTATCAGATGGACGCCTGCCGTCCGGAAATCCGCGCCGACGGAGGATTGAACCTCCGCCGCGCACGCCATCCCCTGCTGGACCCGGCCAAGGCGGTGCCCATTGACATTGAGTTGGGCGACACATTTGACACCCTGGTGATCACTGGCCCCAACACCGGCGGCAAGACCGTGAGTTTAAAAACCCTGGGACTTTTGACGCTGATGGCCCAGTGCGGGCTTCACATCCCCGCCGCTGACCGCAGCTCCCTTTCCGTATACGACCGGGTGCTGGCCGATGTGGGCGACGAGCAGAGCATCGAGCAGAGTCTGTCCACATTTTCAGCACATATGGTCAACATCGTGCATATTCTGGAAGAAGCAGACCGCCGCAGCCTGATCCTCTTTGACGAGTTGGGGGCCGGCACCGACCCGGTGGAGGGCGCCGCGCTGGCCATCGCCATCATTCAGGAGGTGCGGGGCAAGGGGGCGAAGATCGCCGCCACCACCCACTATGCGGAGCTCAAGACCTTTGCCATGACCACGGCCGGCGTGGAAAACGCTTCCTGTGAGTTCGACGTGGAGACGCTGCGGCCCACGTACCGGCTGCTGATCGGCATTCCCGGAAAATCCAATGCCTTTGCCATCTCCAAGCGGCTTGGGCTGCCGGAGCAGGTGATTGACGCTGCCAAAGAGCAGATGAACAGCGAGAGCATCCGGTTTGAAGACGTGTTGACCCAGCTGGAGGAGAAGCGGCAGACGCTGGAGAAGAAGCAGCTGGAAACCGAACGGCTTCTGCGCCAGCGGGAGGAGGACGCCCGTAAGGCCCGGGAGTTCCGGGAGCAGATGGAAAAAGCCAAGGAGCGGGCCCGCTCCAGAGGGGAGGCGGAGGCAAAACGGGTGCTGAAAGAGGCCCGGGACACTGCGGATCAGATTTTTGCAGAGCTCAACGAGCTGCGCCGCCAGCAGACAAAGGCTCAGAACTGGCAGGACACCAACGACGCCCGGGCCGCCGTCCGGCGCCACTTGAATGAGGCGGAGGCGGCGCTGCAAAGCCGGGAAGCGGAGCCGGAGCCCATTCCTGCCCCCAGCCGTCCCATCCGGGAGGGCGACCTGGTGGAACTGCCCGGGGTCCGTACGGCGGCAGAGGTGGTCTCTGTGGGCAAGGACGGCTCGCTGCAGCTGAAGGCCGGCATGCTGAAGATGACGGTGAAGCCCGGCGAGGTGAGGCTCATCGAAGAGGAGGAGCGCAGGAAGAAGCCGGTGAGCATCCAGCAGCGGGCGGCCCAGAGCTTGCGGTCCATGGCCGCGGCTGCGTCGGAGTTGGACATCCGGGGCATGGAGACCCTGGAGGCGGAGCCGGTGGTGGAACGCTTCATCGACAGCGCCGTCATGGGCAAGCTGAACCAAGTCACCATCATCCACGGAAAGGGCACCGGCGCGCTGCGCAAGGCGGTGCACCAGATGCTCAAGCGGAACCCGGCGGTGAAATCCTTCCGGCTGGGCGTATACGGCGAGGGCGAGGCTGGCGTGACCGTGGTGGAGCTGCGCTGA
- a CDS encoding YabP/YqfC family sporulation protein, translated as MEEILARVAELFDLPGEVVAGLPHIELVGQRQLLIENHQGILSYSDSIIDVNTVGRVVRIRGERLELLAMTSEALRIGGTIAGVEFLQ; from the coding sequence ATGGAAGAAATCTTGGCACGGGTGGCGGAGCTCTTTGATCTGCCGGGCGAGGTGGTGGCAGGGCTGCCTCACATTGAACTGGTGGGGCAGAGGCAGCTGCTCATTGAAAATCACCAGGGCATCCTCTCCTACAGCGACAGTATTATTGATGTGAACACGGTGGGCCGGGTGGTGCGTATCCGGGGGGAGCGGCTGGAGCTGCTGGCCATGACGTCGGAGGCCCTGCGCATCGGCGGCACCATCGCCGGTGTGGAATTCTTACAGTAG
- the selA gene encoding L-seryl-tRNA(Sec) selenium transferase, producing MEIRELLRGIPKVDELLKLPALEEAELAAATVREAVRCELEELRAGILRGAVAELPGSEALCGRILERCRRQQLPSLRGVINGTGVILHTNLGRACLSQRAAEAAYDVARSYSTLEYDLERGGRGLRYTHVESLLRKVTGAEAAMVVNNNAAAVLLILSAMASGGEVITSRGELVEIGGSFRVPEIMEQCGCRLKEVGTTNKTHLKDYAAAIDDSTRALMKVHTSNFKILGFTESVALEELVALGHENGLPVIEDLGSGSLMDLEQFGIHGEPTVQNSVRAGVDVISFSGDKLLGGPQAGIIIGRAGYIAKLAHHPLTRAMRVDKMTLAALEATLRSYAEERALEEIPTLAMLGAREEELRAKAQLLCDALVKGGVEAQVVAEQCQVGGGSVPAQLLPTFAVAIAPARCSVDELEQALRLRERPIIGRIAHDRYLLDLRTLREEDFPAVETALFEVLS from the coding sequence ATGGAGATCAGGGAGCTGCTGCGCGGAATCCCGAAAGTGGACGAGCTCTTGAAGCTGCCCGCCCTTGAGGAGGCGGAGCTTGCCGCGGCCACGGTGCGGGAGGCGGTGCGGTGCGAGCTGGAGGAGCTGCGCGCCGGAATCCTGAGAGGCGCGGTGGCGGAGTTGCCCGGGAGCGAAGCGCTGTGCGGGAGGATATTAGAGCGCTGCCGCCGCCAGCAGCTGCCGTCGCTGCGGGGCGTGATCAACGGCACGGGAGTGATCCTGCACACCAATTTGGGCAGAGCCTGCCTTTCCCAGCGTGCGGCGGAGGCGGCCTACGACGTGGCCCGGAGCTACTCCACCCTGGAATACGATCTGGAGCGGGGCGGCCGGGGGCTGCGCTACACCCACGTGGAATCGCTGCTGCGCAAGGTCACTGGCGCTGAGGCCGCCATGGTGGTGAACAACAATGCCGCGGCGGTGCTGCTGATTCTCTCGGCCATGGCCTCCGGAGGCGAGGTCATCACCTCCCGGGGGGAGCTGGTGGAGATCGGCGGTTCTTTCCGGGTGCCGGAAATCATGGAGCAGTGCGGCTGCAGGCTCAAAGAGGTGGGCACCACCAACAAGACCCATCTTAAGGACTATGCCGCCGCCATCGATGACAGCACCAGGGCTCTGATGAAGGTGCACACCAGCAACTTTAAAATTCTGGGCTTCACCGAATCCGTGGCCTTGGAGGAGCTGGTGGCCCTGGGACATGAAAACGGCCTGCCGGTGATTGAGGACTTGGGCAGCGGCTCCCTGATGGACCTGGAGCAGTTTGGAATCCACGGAGAGCCCACGGTTCAAAACTCCGTCCGGGCGGGAGTGGATGTGATTTCCTTCTCCGGCGACAAGCTGTTGGGCGGGCCGCAGGCCGGCATCATCATCGGCAGGGCGGGGTACATCGCAAAACTGGCACACCACCCGCTGACCCGGGCCATGCGGGTGGACAAGATGACTTTGGCGGCCCTGGAGGCCACGCTGCGCAGCTATGCCGAGGAGCGCGCCCTGGAGGAGATCCCCACGCTGGCCATGCTGGGCGCGCGGGAGGAGGAGCTGCGCGCAAAGGCGCAGCTGCTCTGCGACGCTTTGGTGAAGGGCGGGGTGGAGGCCCAGGTGGTAGCGGAGCAGTGCCAGGTAGGCGGAGGCTCCGTGCCCGCCCAGCTGCTGCCCACCTTCGCGGTGGCGATCGCCCCGGCCAGGTGCAGCGTGGACGAGCTGGAGCAGGCGCTGCGGCTGCGGGAGCGGCCCATCATCGGACGGATCGCCCACGACCGGTATCTTCTGGACCTGCGCACACTGCGGGAGGAGGACTTCCCCGCGGTGGAAACTGCACTGTTTGAGGTTTTATCATGA
- the uvrC gene encoding excinuclease ABC subunit UvrC — translation MTKEELKEKAGDLPLLPGVYLMMDKSGKVIYVGKAKKLKNRVSQYFQDTASHAVKTRAMVAQVDHFDTIFVSSEFEALILENALIKQYSPKYNILLKDDKGYPFVRLDKTSYPRFTMVNRIADDGARYFGPFGGRHETRMALDAICTALRLPTCSRKFPRDIGAERPCLNFHMGRCDGFCRREMSAEEYRKRIEQAVMLLSGKSKQLSRAMEEEMAAEAEALHFEKAALLRDRIAAISVLSKKQTVIAGICADTDVWGIYRGAVKSGYAVLHVEDGQLTGREVEVFSAPADENDAEMLSAITSQYYLPRAALPREILLPFDTGDIEELSQALFERAGHRVYIRIPQRGEKAELLSLAIDNAREEVEKVTTLQERSDRTLDLLARMTGLTQPPRRMEAYDISNTGKSDIVASMTVFAGTKPLKRDYRRFKIKELDHPDDYASMQEVLRRRLNRWKDGDEKFSQLPDIFLIDGGETHARAAVEVIRGEYGLDTPVFGMVKDDRHRTRALVTPEGKEIGISANQAVFSLIGQIQEETHRFAITFHRESHRRSAVHSVLDDIPGVGESRKKALLKRFGSVRAIREAEVDVLAEVVPRPTAQAVHAFFHKD, via the coding sequence GTGACCAAGGAGGAATTAAAGGAGAAGGCGGGCGACCTGCCGCTGCTGCCGGGCGTCTATCTGATGATGGACAAATCCGGGAAGGTCATCTATGTGGGCAAGGCGAAAAAACTGAAAAACCGGGTGAGCCAGTATTTCCAGGACACGGCTTCCCACGCGGTCAAGACCCGGGCCATGGTGGCCCAGGTGGATCACTTTGACACCATTTTTGTCTCCAGCGAATTTGAAGCGCTGATTTTGGAAAACGCCCTCATCAAGCAGTACAGCCCTAAGTACAACATCCTGCTCAAGGACGACAAGGGGTACCCCTTTGTGCGGCTGGACAAGACCAGCTACCCCCGCTTCACCATGGTCAACCGCATCGCCGACGACGGAGCCCGCTATTTTGGGCCTTTCGGCGGGCGGCACGAGACGCGCATGGCCCTGGACGCCATCTGCACGGCGCTGCGGCTTCCCACATGCAGCCGCAAGTTCCCGCGGGACATTGGGGCGGAACGGCCCTGCCTCAACTTCCACATGGGCCGGTGCGACGGGTTCTGCCGCCGGGAGATGAGCGCCGAGGAATACCGAAAGCGCATCGAGCAGGCGGTGATGCTGCTCTCCGGCAAGTCCAAGCAGCTCAGCCGGGCCATGGAGGAGGAGATGGCGGCAGAAGCAGAGGCACTCCACTTTGAAAAGGCCGCGCTGCTGCGGGACCGGATCGCGGCTATCTCCGTGCTCAGCAAAAAGCAGACGGTCATCGCCGGAATCTGTGCGGATACGGACGTGTGGGGCATCTACCGCGGCGCGGTGAAGAGCGGGTACGCGGTGCTCCACGTGGAGGACGGGCAGCTTACCGGACGGGAGGTGGAGGTGTTCTCCGCGCCGGCGGACGAAAACGACGCGGAGATGCTTTCCGCCATCACCTCCCAGTACTACCTGCCCCGGGCCGCCTTGCCCCGGGAAATTCTGCTGCCGTTTGACACGGGGGACATCGAGGAGCTGTCCCAGGCCCTCTTTGAGCGGGCGGGGCACCGGGTGTATATCCGCATCCCCCAGCGGGGTGAGAAGGCGGAACTGCTGTCGCTGGCCATCGACAACGCCCGGGAGGAGGTGGAAAAGGTCACCACCCTGCAGGAGCGCAGCGACCGGACGCTGGACCTGCTGGCCCGGATGACCGGCCTCACCCAGCCGCCCCGGCGGATGGAGGCCTACGACATCTCCAACACAGGCAAGTCCGACATCGTGGCCTCCATGACGGTGTTTGCCGGCACCAAGCCGCTCAAGCGGGACTACCGCCGCTTTAAGATCAAGGAGCTGGACCACCCCGACGACTATGCCTCCATGCAGGAGGTGCTCCGGCGGCGGCTGAACCGCTGGAAGGACGGGGACGAGAAGTTCTCCCAACTGCCGGACATATTTCTGATTGACGGCGGTGAGACCCATGCCAGGGCCGCCGTGGAAGTGATCCGGGGTGAATATGGCCTGGATACGCCGGTGTTCGGCATGGTGAAGGACGACCGCCACAGGACCCGGGCTCTTGTGACGCCGGAGGGGAAGGAGATCGGCATCTCCGCCAATCAGGCGGTCTTTTCCCTCATCGGCCAGATTCAGGAGGAGACTCACCGCTTTGCCATCACCTTCCACCGGGAGAGCCACCGCCGCAGCGCCGTCCACTCGGTGCTGGACGACATTCCCGGCGTGGGCGAGAGCCGGAAGAAAGCGCTGCTCAAACGGTTCGGCAGCGTCCGGGCCATCCGGGAGGCCGAAGTGGACGTCCTGGCGGAGGTGGTCCCCCGACCCACCGCCCAGGCGGTGCACGCATTTTTTCACAAGGATTGA
- the era gene encoding GTPase Era has protein sequence MNEIKKTAMVTVCGRPNVGKSSLTNALVGEKIAIVSNKPQTTRNRIYGVANRGDTQYVLLDTPGLHKARTRLGDYMVKVVNASVAEVDCVLLLVEPIAHVGAPEEALIQRIREGQLPAILCINKIDTVKKEELLPVMAAYHEAYPDFKAIIPISAHTGEGLEELVAEMHKYASEGPQLFPDGMTTDQPERQVMAEIVREKLLLCLDKEIPHGTAVEITRFSERENEIIDVEATIYCEKASHKGIIIGKQGAMLKKISTLARQDMERFMGTKVYLETWVKVKENWRDNPASIRNFGYEE, from the coding sequence ATGAATGAGATCAAAAAAACAGCCATGGTCACTGTCTGCGGGCGGCCCAATGTGGGGAAGTCCAGCTTGACCAATGCCCTGGTGGGCGAAAAGATCGCCATTGTGTCCAACAAGCCCCAGACCACCCGCAACCGCATCTACGGCGTTGCAAACCGGGGCGACACCCAGTATGTGCTGCTGGACACCCCGGGGCTGCACAAGGCCCGCACCCGCCTTGGAGACTACATGGTCAAAGTGGTCAACGCCAGCGTGGCGGAAGTGGACTGTGTGCTGCTGCTGGTGGAACCCATCGCCCATGTGGGCGCGCCGGAGGAGGCGCTGATCCAGCGCATCCGGGAGGGCCAGCTGCCGGCCATTTTATGCATCAACAAAATTGACACGGTAAAAAAAGAGGAGCTGCTGCCGGTGATGGCCGCGTACCACGAGGCATATCCTGACTTCAAGGCCATCATCCCCATCTCCGCCCACACAGGAGAAGGGTTGGAGGAGCTGGTGGCGGAGATGCACAAGTATGCCTCCGAAGGGCCCCAGCTGTTTCCCGACGGAATGACCACGGATCAGCCGGAGCGGCAGGTGATGGCTGAGATTGTCCGGGAAAAGCTGCTGCTGTGCCTGGATAAGGAGATTCCCCACGGAACGGCGGTGGAGATCACCCGTTTTTCCGAGCGGGAAAACGAGATCATCGACGTGGAAGCCACCATCTACTGCGAAAAAGCCAGTCATAAAGGCATCATCATCGGCAAGCAGGGCGCCATGCTGAAAAAAATCAGCACACTGGCCCGTCAGGACATGGAGCGCTTCATGGGGACCAAGGTCTATCTGGAGACCTGGGTGAAGGTCAAGGAGAACTGGCGCGACAACCCCGCGTCCATCCGCAACTTCGGCTACGAGGAATAA
- the recO gene encoding DNA repair protein RecO, protein MTSHLVTPGIILRETETKEADKILTVLTRDLGKVSVIARGARRKGCRFAASAQLLAYSELTLYKSKDWYFLNEGATLELFPGLRRDLELLALGSYFAELTEAVSGEELPAPEVLSLLLNALYALDRLHKPQLLVKGAFELRLMALSGYEPLAEGCVYCGKEEPEEAMLDIRQGVLHCRACGEKGMGLSLPLSPPTLAAVRHALYGDAKRLYSFTLGEEPMEQFAQVAEAFSAAQLERDFRTLSFYKSIKI, encoded by the coding sequence ATGACATCTCATCTGGTGACGCCGGGGATCATCCTGCGGGAGACGGAGACCAAAGAGGCGGACAAAATCCTCACCGTGCTGACCCGGGACTTGGGGAAGGTCTCTGTGATTGCCCGGGGCGCCCGGCGCAAGGGCTGCCGCTTTGCAGCTTCCGCCCAGCTTCTTGCCTACTCCGAGTTGACGCTCTACAAGAGCAAGGACTGGTACTTCCTCAACGAGGGGGCCACGCTGGAACTGTTTCCGGGGCTGCGCCGGGACCTGGAGCTGCTGGCGCTGGGCTCCTATTTCGCCGAATTGACAGAGGCCGTGTCGGGGGAGGAACTGCCGGCTCCGGAGGTCCTGTCGCTGCTGCTCAATGCCCTGTACGCCCTGGACCGGCTGCACAAACCCCAGCTGCTGGTCAAGGGTGCCTTTGAGCTGCGGTTGATGGCCCTGTCCGGCTATGAACCTTTGGCGGAGGGGTGCGTCTACTGCGGAAAAGAGGAACCGGAGGAGGCCATGCTGGATATCCGCCAGGGCGTTCTGCACTGCAGGGCGTGTGGGGAAAAGGGCATGGGACTGTCCCTCCCACTGTCGCCGCCCACCCTGGCGGCGGTTCGGCACGCCCTCTACGGCGATGCCAAGCGGCTTTACTCCTTTACCTTGGGAGAGGAGCCCATGGAGCAGTTTGCCCAAGTGGCGGAGGCCTTCTCCGCAGCTCAGCTGGAGCGGGATTTCCGTACGCTGAGCTTTTATAAAAGTATTAAAATCTGA
- a CDS encoding PhoH family protein, producing the protein MEQRISIERLEQAVNIFGSFDENIRLLEEEFHVTVVNREGELRVNGEPEETMLACKAIRALLTLSSRGEPISEQNVRYVIGLARTGQEERVSELTGDVLCITAKGRPVKPKTIGQKQYIESVLKNTVTIGVGPAGTGKTYLAVAAAVAAFRDKQVNRIILTRPAVEAGERLGFLPGDLQSKVDPYLRPLYDALFDMLGAETYQKYLERGNIEVAPLAYMRGRTLDDSFIILDEAQNTSREQMKMFLTRMGFGSKIVITGDVTQIDLPSDKTSGLKEAMRVLDGVEGIGICTLTNQDVVRHVMVQRIVKAYDEYEKRKRVKK; encoded by the coding sequence ATGGAACAGCGAATCAGCATTGAACGATTGGAGCAGGCGGTGAATATTTTCGGCTCCTTCGATGAAAACATCCGGCTTTTGGAGGAGGAGTTCCACGTCACGGTGGTCAACCGGGAGGGGGAGCTGCGGGTCAACGGCGAGCCTGAGGAGACCATGCTGGCCTGCAAGGCCATCCGGGCGCTGCTGACGCTGTCCTCCCGGGGGGAGCCCATCAGCGAGCAGAACGTGCGCTACGTCATCGGCCTGGCCCGCACCGGACAGGAGGAACGGGTCAGTGAGCTGACGGGCGATGTGCTGTGCATCACCGCCAAAGGCCGCCCGGTGAAGCCCAAGACCATCGGGCAAAAGCAGTATATCGAATCGGTGCTGAAAAATACGGTGACCATCGGCGTGGGCCCCGCGGGCACCGGAAAAACCTACCTGGCTGTGGCCGCCGCAGTGGCGGCCTTCCGGGACAAGCAGGTCAACCGCATCATCCTCACCCGCCCGGCGGTGGAGGCGGGTGAGCGGCTGGGCTTTCTGCCCGGTGACCTCCAGAGCAAGGTGGACCCCTACCTCAGGCCGCTTTATGACGCGCTGTTCGACATGCTGGGCGCGGAGACCTACCAGAAGTATCTGGAGCGGGGCAACATCGAGGTGGCGCCCCTGGCCTACATGCGGGGCCGGACTTTGGACGACAGCTTCATCATCCTGGACGAGGCCCAGAATACCTCCCGGGAGCAGATGAAAATGTTTCTCACCCGCATGGGCTTTGGCTCCAAAATCGTCATCACCGGCGACGTGACCCAGATCGACCTGCCCTCCGACAAAACTTCGGGGCTGAAGGAGGCCATGCGGGTGCTGGACGGTGTGGAGGGGATCGGCATCTGCACACTGACCAATCAGGACGTGGTGCGCCACGTAATGGTGCAGCGCATCGTCAAGGCCTATGACGAGTATGAAAAGAGAAAACGGGTGAAAAAATAA